The following coding sequences lie in one Etheostoma spectabile isolate EspeVRDwgs_2016 unplaced genomic scaffold, UIUC_Espe_1.0 scaffold00019100, whole genome shotgun sequence genomic window:
- the LOC116683761 gene encoding zinc finger protein 239-like: MPANRKEESLVIHRRVHTRDKPYRCDQCGKTFTNSSGFKRHQRRHTGEKPYSCDLCGKTFTDNCDFKRHQLVHAGEKPHRCEHCGETFSQIGGLKAHQRLHTGEKPYWCEHCGKMFSRSSNLTSHQRVHTGEKPYSCDLCGKTFSERGNLKIHRRVHTGEKPYSCEHCGKMFSQRSSLKSHQRVHRREAEIV; the protein is encoded by the exons atgcctgccaatcggaag GAAGAGAGCCTAGTAATCCACCGACGTGTTCACACCAGAGACAAACCGTaccggtgtgatcaatgtgggaaaacctttactAATAGTAGTGGCTTTAAACGTCACCAGCGcagacacactggagagaagccgtacagctgtgatctatgtggtaaaacctttaCTGATAATTGTGactttaaaagacaccagcttGTTCACGCTGGAGAGAAGCCGCACAGGTGTGAACACTGTGgagaaacattttctcagaTTGGTGGCCTTAAAGCTCACCAGCGtcttcacactggagagaagccgtattggtgtgaacactgtgggaaaatgttttcacGGAGTAGTAATCTTACATCTCACcaacgtgttcacactggagagaagccgtacagctgtgatctatgtggtaaaacattttctgaGCGCGGTAATCTTAAAATACACCGgcgtgttcacaccggagagaagccgtactcgtgtgaacactgtgggaaaatgttttctcagagaagtagccttaaatctcaccaacgtgttcaccggagagaagccgaaATAGTCTGA